A DNA window from Paenibacillus andongensis contains the following coding sequences:
- a CDS encoding carbohydrate ABC transporter permease encodes MKKESRGLTWFSHIMMFLFTVICILPFILLISASLTDQNDIIANGYSFIPHTFSTAAYEYLYERGGEITRAYGVTVFVTVVGTVLGVAITALLAYPLSRSVTPYRNLIMFIVFFTMLFNGGLVPSYLVYTQIFHIKNTIWSLIVPGLLMNGFYVMLMRTFFQTTIPSALIESAQIDGAGEYRTLWSIVLPLSTPILATIGLFECIMYWNDWQLGMIYITNPKLFSIQNLLNRIMQDIQFISTNMTNNAGDAMQQMPTDAVKMAIAVIGVLPILVAYPFFQKYFIKGIMIGAVKG; translated from the coding sequence TTGAAAAAAGAGAGCAGAGGCTTAACGTGGTTCAGCCATATCATGATGTTCTTGTTCACAGTCATTTGTATTCTCCCTTTCATTCTGCTCATTTCCGCTTCGCTAACGGATCAGAATGATATAATAGCCAACGGTTATTCGTTCATCCCCCATACGTTTAGTACAGCTGCGTATGAATATTTGTACGAAAGAGGGGGGGAAATTACCCGTGCTTACGGTGTGACCGTTTTCGTTACGGTAGTCGGAACGGTGTTAGGGGTAGCCATTACAGCGCTTCTGGCGTATCCTTTATCCAGAAGCGTGACCCCTTATCGCAATTTGATTATGTTTATCGTCTTCTTCACCATGTTATTCAATGGTGGCCTAGTTCCCTCATACTTGGTGTACACACAAATCTTCCATATTAAAAATACAATTTGGTCCTTGATTGTGCCGGGACTCCTGATGAATGGGTTTTACGTGATGTTGATGAGAACCTTCTTTCAAACAACCATTCCAAGTGCATTGATTGAATCCGCACAAATAGATGGGGCCGGAGAATACAGGACCTTATGGTCAATCGTCTTACCGCTGTCGACCCCCATATTGGCGACAATTGGTCTCTTTGAATGTATTATGTACTGGAATGATTGGCAGTTGGGCATGATTTATATTACCAATCCCAAACTGTTCAGTATACAAAATCTGCTTAACCGAATCATGCAAGATATTCAATTCATAAGCACGAATATGACGAACAATGCAGGTGATGCTATGCAGCAAATGCCTACAGATGCTGTGAAAATGGCTATTGCTGTCATTGGGGTCCTCCCGATCTTGGTAGCGTACCCATTTTTCCAAAAATATTTTATCAAAGGAATTATGATTGGTGCCGTAAAAGGATAA
- a CDS encoding ABC transporter permease, translating to MEKAISATVPRAGIQYKKKENRFRKYLPLLTMMAPGLLYLLFNNYLPMLGIVIAFKKINFAKGILESDWIGFKNFEYLFKTSDAFIITRNTILYNLLFIVVGTFLSLACAILLNEIKNKVLLKFYQSVITLPHLISMVIVSYLVYALLSADTGFMNHTVLPWFGLKDGISWYTEEKYWPWILTLVHFWKSVGYSSIVFFAALLGIDEEYYEAARLDGASRLQQIRHITLPILTPVIIMLTLLSIGRIFYSDFGLFYQVPMNSGALFNTTATIDTYVFKGLTGNGDIGLSTAAGVYQSVVGFILVMLANYMVRLYSKDSALF from the coding sequence ATGGAAAAAGCCATATCAGCGACTGTACCGCGGGCGGGTATCCAGTACAAGAAAAAAGAAAATCGGTTTCGTAAATATTTGCCGCTTCTGACTATGATGGCCCCTGGACTTCTTTACTTGTTGTTTAATAACTATCTCCCGATGTTAGGGATCGTAATTGCCTTCAAAAAAATAAATTTTGCTAAAGGCATTCTTGAGAGCGACTGGATTGGATTTAAAAACTTTGAATATCTCTTTAAGACATCGGACGCTTTTATCATTACCCGAAATACGATTCTATACAATTTATTATTTATTGTTGTCGGAACCTTTTTGTCCTTAGCCTGTGCAATCTTGTTGAACGAGATCAAAAACAAAGTATTGCTTAAGTTTTATCAAAGCGTGATCACGTTGCCGCATCTGATTTCCATGGTCATCGTCAGCTATTTGGTATATGCCCTCTTAAGTGCGGATACGGGATTCATGAATCACACAGTACTCCCTTGGTTCGGACTAAAAGACGGCATTTCTTGGTACACCGAGGAAAAGTATTGGCCATGGATTCTAACTTTGGTTCACTTCTGGAAAAGTGTTGGCTACTCGAGCATTGTTTTCTTTGCGGCATTGCTTGGAATTGACGAAGAGTATTATGAAGCTGCGAGACTCGACGGGGCAAGCCGATTGCAGCAGATCCGCCATATTACCTTGCCAATTCTAACACCAGTCATCATTATGTTGACGCTGCTCAGTATCGGAAGAATTTTCTACTCTGATTTCGGGTTATTCTATCAGGTTCCTATGAATTCCGGAGCATTATTTAACACAACGGCGACGATTGATACGTATGTATTTAAAGGATTAACGGGCAATGGTGATATTGGCTTGTCCACAGCAGCTGGTGTGTATCAATCGGTAGTTGGATTTATACTTGTTATGCTTGCAAACTATATGGTGCGACTGTACAGCAAAGATAGCGCATTGTTCTAA
- a CDS encoding glucose 1-dehydrogenase, protein MKLQNKVAIVTGAASGVGKAIAELYAEEGAKVVVVDLNEDAILAVVDAISQKGGTAVGVVANIMKEEDINAMVERASEAFGSVDILVNNAGIMDGFRLIETIEDDLWDRVIAINLTGPMRAIRKALPFMLKQGEGVIVNIASAAGITGGKGGVAYTSSKHGLVGLTKNVGYMYAKSGIRCNAIAPGGVLTSIMNSMGNIDMAAFQVFQEGAGTQRREPVDPSEIATVALFLASEDSKFVNGTVITADGGWTSY, encoded by the coding sequence ATGAAACTGCAAAATAAAGTAGCTATTGTGACAGGAGCCGCTTCAGGTGTTGGTAAAGCGATTGCGGAACTGTATGCGGAGGAGGGCGCTAAGGTTGTGGTAGTGGACTTGAATGAGGACGCCATCTTAGCCGTTGTCGACGCGATTAGCCAAAAAGGGGGGACAGCCGTCGGCGTTGTCGCGAACATCATGAAGGAAGAAGACATCAATGCCATGGTGGAAAGGGCTTCTGAAGCATTTGGAAGCGTCGACATTCTCGTGAACAATGCAGGAATCATGGACGGCTTCCGATTAATCGAAACCATCGAGGATGATTTGTGGGACCGGGTCATAGCCATTAATCTGACAGGTCCAATGCGCGCTATTCGCAAAGCGCTTCCGTTCATGTTGAAACAGGGGGAGGGCGTCATTGTAAATATTGCTTCCGCCGCGGGGATAACAGGGGGGAAAGGGGGAGTTGCCTATACTTCCTCCAAGCATGGTCTAGTGGGACTCACCAAGAACGTTGGTTACATGTACGCGAAATCCGGCATTCGCTGTAATGCCATCGCACCAGGCGGTGTTCTAACTAGCATCATGAATTCGATGGGCAATATCGACATGGCAGCTTTCCAGGTGTTCCAAGAAGGTGCAGGTACACAACGGCGAGAACCGGTGGACCCGAGTGAAATTGCTACTGTTGCTCTTTTCCTTGCATCCGAGGATTCGAAGTTTGTAAATGGGACTGTCATTACGGCTGATGGTGGCTGGACGTCATATTAA
- a CDS encoding glycoside hydrolase family 1 protein, producing the protein MALQFPESFLWGASTAAHQVEGNNTNSDFWLMENLEGSVFTEPSGSAVDHYNRFRDDIAEMAKMGLNSYRFSIEWARIEPEEGQYEASEIEHYREVLLACKENNITPIVTLHHFSSPQWLIRLGGWESADTPARFARYCTHVMGELGELMPYVCTINEANISIGIKKIMKRYELKSGSPGAQVGMNMEKMAQMQTYFAELSKAFGVPPTEVHSFLAPRSEQGLAVIFQAHVEARAAIRQVSPQTKVGVTLSLYDIQSVPGGEENARHAWQEEFVQFVPYLQDDDFFGLQNYTRAVYGPDGLLPVSEDAETTQMGNEFYPEALGAVVRYVSTHLKMPIMITENGIATDDDTRRIAFIDQALKGVHDCIADGFQVLGYMHWSLMDNFEWQLGFSKRFGLIEVDRTTQERTIKPSGIHLGNIARENAI; encoded by the coding sequence CGACTGCAGCCCATCAGGTAGAAGGCAATAATACGAATTCTGATTTTTGGCTGATGGAAAACTTGGAGGGTTCCGTGTTCACGGAACCGTCAGGCAGCGCGGTAGATCATTATAACCGTTTTAGGGATGATATTGCTGAGATGGCCAAAATGGGCTTAAATTCCTATCGGTTCTCTATTGAATGGGCTCGAATCGAGCCGGAGGAAGGGCAATACGAAGCCTCAGAAATCGAACATTATCGGGAAGTTCTACTTGCGTGCAAAGAAAATAATATTACTCCAATTGTGACCCTACATCATTTCAGTTCCCCACAATGGCTAATTCGTCTTGGGGGCTGGGAGTCGGCGGATACACCTGCCCGATTTGCACGATATTGTACACATGTCATGGGTGAATTAGGCGAATTGATGCCATATGTATGTACGATTAATGAAGCGAATATCTCCATAGGGATCAAGAAAATTATGAAGCGATATGAACTTAAATCTGGCTCTCCTGGAGCACAGGTCGGCATGAATATGGAAAAAATGGCGCAAATGCAAACATACTTCGCGGAACTAAGTAAAGCCTTTGGTGTGCCTCCTACCGAGGTTCATTCGTTTTTGGCACCACGCTCGGAGCAAGGTCTGGCAGTTATCTTTCAAGCGCATGTGGAAGCGAGAGCAGCCATTCGGCAGGTTAGTCCGCAAACCAAAGTCGGAGTTACCTTGTCGCTCTACGATATCCAAAGTGTTCCTGGCGGTGAAGAAAACGCGAGACATGCATGGCAAGAGGAGTTTGTTCAATTTGTTCCGTACTTGCAAGATGATGATTTCTTCGGGTTGCAGAACTATACGCGTGCCGTATATGGACCAGATGGCCTTCTCCCTGTTTCAGAAGATGCAGAGACGACACAAATGGGGAACGAATTTTACCCGGAGGCACTTGGGGCTGTTGTCCGATATGTTAGCACGCATCTGAAAATGCCGATTATGATTACTGAGAATGGCATAGCAACGGATGATGATACACGGCGTATTGCTTTCATTGATCAAGCCCTGAAAGGTGTCCATGATTGTATTGCGGACGGATTCCAGGTTTTGGGCTATATGCATTGGTCCTTGATGGATAATTTTGAGTGGCAGCTTGGCTTCTCCAAACGTTTTGGTCTCATTGAAGTGGACCGTACCACTCAGGAACGAACCATTAAGCCTAGTGGCATTCATCTAGGGAACATCGCTAGAGAAAACGCGATCTAA